A region from the Gossypium hirsutum isolate 1008001.06 chromosome A08, Gossypium_hirsutum_v2.1, whole genome shotgun sequence genome encodes:
- the LOC107943761 gene encoding probable copper-transporting ATPase HMA5, producing the protein MSSQSSKESVHDFTVKDARGNDVDVARSLTMATKLLASSCVRKESSGDLSPRPHYPSIPKYPKGVTAQETSLQGSEAKAMLSVMGMTCSACAGSVEKAIKRPPGIKEAVV; encoded by the exons ATGTCTTCTCAATCTTCTAAGGAATCAGTTCATGATTTCACTgttaag GATGCAAGAGGGAATGATGTTGATGTGGCAAGAAGTTTGACGATGGCGACAAAGTTGTTAGCTTCGTCATGCGTAAGGAAGGAGAGTTCTGGGGATTTGTCACCAAGGCCTCATTATCCATCGATTCCCAAATACCCAAAAGGGGTTACGGCACAAGAAACGAGCTTGCAGGGATCAGAGGCGAAAGCTATGCTTTCAGTGATGGGGATGACATGTTCGGCCTGCGCTGGCTCCGTCGAGAAGGCTATTAAGAGGCCTCCGGGAATTAAGGAAGCTGTTGTTTGA